The following coding sequences are from one Pseudomonas oryzae window:
- the xdhA gene encoding xanthine dehydrogenase small subunit has translation MIQFLLNSEPCRIERLDPNLTVLRWLREQRRRTGSKEGCAAGDCGACSVVVGERVVDDTGFEHLRYRAINACITLLASLHGKQLLTVEDLQQGEHLHPVQRAMVDCHASQCGFCTPGIVMSLFAQYKNAAGFEREAVCAALAGNLCRCTGYRPILAAAEQALGQGGADQFSAREADILAQLAAIAAQDVAELEGDDARCRLPRDLDELAALYAANPEARLLAGGTDLVLEITQQHRRLPLLIQLGQVGELKTIVVDEATLDIGAGVALSDCAPLLAADYPDFGALLARFASTQIRNQATLGGNLGNASPIGDCAPLLIALGASLLLRRGQRRRMLALEDFFLDYRVTALQPGEFIERILLPRPQAGQLFRAFKVSKRRDDDIAAVCAAVHLQIDDGLVREARIAFGGMAAIPRRANRCEQALLGHPWSETAVERAASALEQDFDPLDDLRASRAYRLRVAQNLLRKAWLETSQPDLPTRVTEHV, from the coding sequence TTGATCCAGTTCCTGCTCAACAGCGAGCCGTGCCGCATCGAGCGGCTCGACCCGAACCTCACGGTGCTGCGCTGGCTGCGCGAGCAGCGCCGGCGCACCGGCAGCAAGGAAGGCTGCGCCGCGGGCGACTGCGGCGCCTGCAGCGTGGTGGTCGGCGAGCGGGTGGTGGACGACACCGGCTTCGAACACCTGCGCTACCGGGCGATCAACGCCTGCATCACCCTGCTGGCCAGCCTGCACGGCAAGCAGCTGCTGACCGTCGAGGACCTGCAGCAGGGCGAGCACCTGCATCCGGTGCAGCGGGCGATGGTCGACTGCCACGCCTCGCAGTGCGGCTTCTGCACCCCCGGCATCGTCATGTCGCTGTTCGCCCAGTACAAAAACGCCGCCGGCTTCGAGCGCGAGGCGGTCTGCGCGGCGCTGGCCGGCAACCTGTGCCGCTGCACCGGCTACCGGCCGATCCTCGCCGCCGCCGAGCAGGCCCTCGGCCAGGGCGGCGCGGACCAGTTCAGCGCCCGCGAGGCGGACATCCTCGCCCAGCTGGCGGCCATCGCCGCGCAGGACGTGGCCGAACTGGAGGGCGACGACGCGCGCTGCCGGCTGCCGCGCGACCTCGACGAACTGGCCGCGCTGTACGCGGCCAACCCCGAGGCGCGCCTGCTGGCCGGCGGCACCGACCTGGTGCTGGAGATCACCCAGCAGCACCGCCGCCTGCCGCTGCTGATCCAGCTCGGCCAGGTCGGGGAGCTGAAGACCATCGTCGTCGACGAGGCCACCCTCGATATCGGCGCCGGCGTGGCGCTGAGCGACTGCGCGCCGCTGCTGGCCGCCGATTACCCGGACTTCGGCGCCCTGCTCGCCCGCTTCGCCTCCACCCAGATCCGCAACCAGGCGACCCTGGGCGGCAACCTCGGCAACGCCTCGCCGATCGGCGATTGCGCGCCGCTGCTGATCGCCCTCGGCGCCAGCCTGCTGCTGCGCCGGGGCCAGCGGCGGCGGATGCTGGCGCTGGAGGACTTCTTCCTCGACTACCGGGTCACCGCGCTGCAGCCCGGCGAGTTCATCGAGCGCATCCTGCTGCCGCGCCCGCAGGCCGGCCAGCTGTTCCGCGCCTTCAAGGTGTCCAAGCGCCGCGACGACGACATCGCTGCGGTGTGCGCCGCCGTCCACCTGCAGATCGACGACGGTCTGGTGCGCGAGGCGCGCATCGCCTTCGGCGGCATGGCGGCGATCCCCAGGCGCGCGAACCGCTGCGAGCAGGCGCTGCTCGGCCATCCGTGGAGCGAGACGGCGGTGGAGCGAGCCGCGAGCGCGCTGGAGCAGGACTTCGATCCGCTCGACGACCTGCGCGCCAGCCGCGCCTACCGCCTGCGCGTGGCGCAGAACCTGCTGCGCAAGGCCTGGCTCGAGACCAGCCAGCCCGACCTGCCGACCCGGGTGACCGAGCATGTCTGA
- a CDS encoding diguanylate cyclase domain-containing protein has protein sequence MTFKVRAYWARLLVVGTLGVMVSLLAYAYCLAMERKLRASEFERFAHVQSQHVQRLLEHSTQLLHAYRGFFHASGTVDRQQFERFSRAVLGSYPEAFAIHWAARVAEPERAAFEREIEHFQEVPLGIFDVDADAREPMPAPSRGVYYPIRFSEPLALNHKVIGLDTLERPYNQDVTRESARLGDQRVTSVFPLMQDPDGPLAVAVYQPVYRPGAPLVSPVQRWEALEGYLVLMLRPSLLLGEMSFRDTRIDVRLYEMQGDREVAIYPRGAIPQAPSEGVFHHVLEVPGRQWVVEFVAGEEGIAAMSSLQPLLLMLALLALTAVLLVYLDRSHRSAVALARANDELVVRQRELDGLAYYDNLTGLPNRLLLCERLAQALEAWRWQSGELAVCVMDLDGFKDVNDRFGHQAGDEVLQVVARRIQGVLRSSDTVARLGGDEFVVLLGGAERDIALDEVMARLIESIARPIELGEGGRVVVVTASIGVALADPRSSVDSLIREADSAMYEAKGSGKGRYRLHARALVSRPALVESVSD, from the coding sequence ATGACGTTCAAGGTACGAGCTTACTGGGCCAGGCTGCTGGTGGTGGGGACGCTGGGGGTGATGGTTTCCCTCCTGGCCTACGCCTATTGCCTGGCGATGGAGCGCAAGCTGCGCGCCAGCGAGTTCGAGCGTTTCGCCCATGTGCAGTCGCAGCACGTGCAGCGCCTGCTGGAGCACTCCACCCAGCTGTTGCACGCCTACCGCGGCTTCTTCCACGCCAGCGGCACGGTCGACCGGCAGCAGTTCGAGCGCTTTTCCCGCGCGGTGCTCGGCAGCTATCCGGAGGCGTTCGCCATTCACTGGGCGGCACGGGTCGCCGAGCCGGAGCGCGCCGCGTTCGAGCGCGAGATCGAGCATTTCCAGGAGGTGCCGCTCGGCATCTTCGACGTCGACGCCGACGCCAGGGAGCCCATGCCGGCGCCCAGCCGCGGCGTCTACTATCCGATCCGCTTTTCCGAACCGCTGGCGCTCAACCACAAGGTCATCGGCCTGGACACCCTGGAGCGTCCCTACAACCAGGATGTGACCCGCGAGTCCGCGCGCCTCGGCGACCAGCGGGTGACCTCGGTGTTCCCGCTGATGCAGGATCCCGACGGCCCGCTGGCGGTGGCGGTCTACCAGCCGGTCTACCGTCCGGGGGCGCCGCTGGTTTCCCCCGTGCAGCGCTGGGAAGCGCTCGAGGGCTACCTGGTGCTGATGCTGCGTCCCAGCCTGCTGCTCGGCGAGATGTCCTTTCGCGATACCCGCATCGATGTGCGCCTCTACGAGATGCAGGGCGACCGCGAGGTGGCCATCTATCCGCGCGGCGCCATCCCGCAGGCGCCCTCCGAGGGGGTATTCCACCATGTACTGGAGGTGCCCGGACGCCAGTGGGTCGTCGAGTTCGTCGCCGGGGAGGAGGGCATCGCTGCCATGTCCAGCCTGCAGCCGTTGCTGCTGATGCTCGCGCTGCTGGCGCTGACCGCCGTGCTGCTGGTCTATCTCGACCGCTCCCACCGCAGCGCCGTGGCGCTGGCCAGGGCCAACGACGAGCTGGTCGTGCGTCAGCGCGAACTCGATGGCCTCGCCTACTACGACAACCTCACCGGGCTGCCCAACCGGCTGCTGCTCTGCGAGCGTCTTGCACAGGCGCTGGAGGCCTGGCGCTGGCAGAGTGGCGAGCTGGCGGTGTGCGTCATGGATCTGGACGGCTTCAAGGACGTCAACGATCGCTTCGGCCATCAGGCCGGCGACGAGGTCCTGCAGGTGGTCGCCAGGCGTATCCAGGGCGTGCTGCGCTCGTCGGACACCGTGGCCCGCCTGGGGGGCGACGAGTTCGTGGTGCTGCTCGGCGGGGCGGAGCGCGACATCGCCCTGGACGAGGTGATGGCGCGCCTGATCGAGAGCATCGCCCGGCCGATCGAGCTGGGCGAGGGCGGGCGGGTCGTGGTCGTGACCGCCAGCATCGGCGTCGCCCTGGCCGATCCGCGCAGCAGCGTGGACAGCCTGATCCGCGAGGCGGATAGCGCCATGTACGAGGCCAAGGGCAGCGGCAAGGGCCGCTACCGCCTGCATGCCCGCGCGCTGGTCAGCCGCCCGGCGCTGGTAGAGTCGGTTTCCGACTGA